The genomic stretch ATAGTCTACTGTCTCTTCCTTCGTCCAATCTGCGCCATCAGACGCGCGTTGTCGGCCGCTTTTGCGCGCAGGTTCTTGGACTTTTGGATGTCAAAGAGAATGTTCATGATGTTGGTGGGCACATCTAGAGACAGGGTAAACTTGCGTAGCCGATCATTATTAATGCTGTTCTGGAACATCTTACTCCTTAGCTGCGTCTGACTGAGAAACCTGTAGTTGGCGGGGTAAGTCGACGTCCTTTTCTCCCGCGACTCTGCGGAGGAGAGAGTGTCTCCGGACTTGAAGAGGGAGCCCAAGCTTTCCGACACTGGGAACGTGTCACTGGGAACGTCGTTCGTCTGGACCTCAGCTAGTATGTCATCGTCACAGAGGAGGTTGTAGTCGCTCTGGTACAGTCTGAGACAGAGGCTGGAGGTTGGCGCGCAGAGGACAGCCAGCACAACCAGGGTTCTTAGGAACGGCATCATGATGTCCTAAGCGgtcggagagagcgagagagagagagagaaccgttCGTTTATTGGTCACTAAACTTTAAAAGTTCCCAGATATCTGacaaatataaccctgtccatgTTCACCATGCGGAAAGACAATAGTCCAAACGAGTAGATCCGTTTTATGCGTTATTGTCTTCCCTATTGTAAAGGATATAAAGCAACACTTTATGATTTAAAAATGATAAGATGAATACATTAAGTGAATGGTATTGAAATATGTAACTATATTCATGATTTGAGCACACGGAAATGTGCCAGATCAACAAAATAACTTACCAAGTTCCGTGCACTGTAATTCTAGAAGACAGTTTCCGCCAGAAAGTCACGTGTGACCAGTACAAACAAAGAAAAACACTCTAGATAACAATTGAATAGGCTATAAAATATTGACAATCCCAGCGTTTTAAAATTCGGGCTTCCCTGATCTCCCAACCTCGTTCTCGCCTTGTTCTTTCCGCGTCTTCTGATCACGAATTTGGCTCGCACGTCCATTCGTTCGGAATTCATTCGTGCGCCAGAACTAACGTCATAGGATTGACATTtttggtctcctctctctcaaagaTCACACACTGACTCTGATGCGTTGATACCCCCTTGCAATGATACATTTCGTCATCCCTTCTGATACTTTTGTAACACATCCGATTTATCCTACAAAGCTATTTGCAGTTTCAAACGTTATAACCATATTGTGTCAGCCAATGTCATGTTTTTCCAATAGTTTCAACATAGCGCTCGTGAGTAGCCTAGAAAATGAAAAGCTCACTACTTGTTGATGCTATGGCattcagtaccatggacagctccATGCGCACCATGCTTTCCATTGCGCGGTGCACAACCTTCCGAACAATATTTTCAGATGTTTACCTTTGGACCTTGATTCTCTTGATTAAAAAATATCTGCCAATCAAGACAAATAAATACTTGTATTAAAAATAACTTTTTAGGACGTTATCTTGTTATTACAGGCTATAGGGTAGGGGCGTTGCACAGATCAGAGTAGGCAtgaggaaggatagagggaactaAAAGATGTCTTGGAATATTCCATGAGGTAAACAACAGGTCCACTTCATGAGCTTTCAATTAAAGTTCCTTGAGCTTATCTCCTATCCTTAAGAGTATATAATTAACATAATCCGTCAGTTTAAGGTAAAGATGTCATTTTTTTCGCCACTTTCAACCGCAGAGCTACAGCGCTGtgtatcagaccaggagacatcccaaaaaGTATTCTCACTAAAACGTCTGTAACGTCCGAACCGAGTCGTGACTTGGGTGAATGTATAGGCAAGGACAGCGTTCATCTCAGCAGGCAGGCTCATCCACACTGTGTGCCCATATGGTTGCTGCCCATTATGCCCATTATGCTGGATACATCCTAGTCCATCTTTGGTTTTGAGGTGATTGTATCAAAATGCTTAATTCAGGAAATATGTAATCAAGCATGCTTTATAGAAGGGttgacctctgctgctgttaaTTCAGTAAGGTTCCGTGTGACTCACTTGGTAAGAGCATGGTGCTAAAGCAATGAGTTCAATTAACACGTGTCACAAACTGTAAGGCGCTTTCGATAAAAGAGTGTGCTCAGTGACatatacagcgccttcagaaagtattcagaccccgagtctttttccacattctgttgttacaggattacatttacatttgttttgtcattggccgacacacaataccccataaatcaaagtggaattatgtttgtcgacatttttacaaatcaataaaaaataagtattcaacccctttgttatggcaagcctaaatcagttcatgagtaaaaatgtgcttaatcagtcacataataagttgcatggatccattaaaacacaatttcaaacagatttaaccacaaagaccagggaggttttccaatacctcgcaaagaagggcaccaaattggtagcttggtatgaaataaacagacattgaatatccctttgagcacggaGACTttgtattattataattttttaaatcaaACCATCCATCAACCCCCATCTTTGGATGACAAaaatcatttttgttgttgtttttacagcTTTTTGGTTACATTTACATACGTTTGACATATTACATTTTACCTACATGGTacatggtgaagttaataattcaactttggatggtgtgtcaatacacccagttactaaaaagatacaggcgtccttcctaactcagttgccagaaaggaaggaaaccactcagggatttcaccatgaggccaatggtgactttaaaacagttacagagtgtaatggctgtgataggagaaaactgaggatggatcaacaacattgtagttactccacaatactaacctaaatgacagagtgaaaaggaggaagcctatacagaatacaaatattccataaTATGCATCCTGATTGCAACAAGGCTAACTGAAGTAGTACTGGTAAAAATGTGGAAAaccaattcactttttgtcctgaatacaacggtttttatttttatttaaccaggtaagaccCATTGAGGTTAAGAACCTCTTTTGGAAGGGTGACCTGGCAAGAAGGCAAAACAGGGAAATAGCAGCCTGAACATAAAACATTTACACACTACACCCAAAATACAAACTGTCACAAGTTACGGATACAATTGAATATTAGAAACAACTGCAGCTATCACAAACAGTGTTATCGATCAGAGTCTTAAAAACAGGCAAGGACACTAACTCCCCTAACTTTAATATCCTTTGAAGCATGTTCCAGGATGAAGGGGCATTATGGGAAAAATATTGTTTCCCCATCTCAGTTCTAGCCTTAGGAACAGACGAggacagcagggactgtgaacgAAGTGACTGAGCTAGTCAGTGTGATATGTTTCGGCaattccaatacaacacattactgagtaccactctccatattttcaagcatagtggtggctgcatcatgttatgggtatgcttgtaataatTAAGTACTGGGGAGTTGttcaggtaaaaaaaaatggaatggagctaagcacaggcaaaatcctagaggaaaacctggttcagtcttcttTCCAACATACACTGGGAGATTTAATTCGCACCGATTGGTGTCACCTTGTTAGTAAGTAGGTGTTatacctgtgctggcttgtccatctcattAGTCGGGAGATGTTACACCTGTGCTGCCTTATCCATCTCGTTAGTTGGAGGTGTTACACCTGTGCGGTCTTGTCCATCTCATTAGTCGGgaggtgttacacctgtgctgacTTGTCCATCTCATTAGTCGGgaggtgttacacctgtgctggcttgtccatctcgttagtcgggaggtgttacacctgtgctggcttgtccatctcgttagtcaGGAGGTGTTACActtgtgctggcttgtccatctcgttagttgggaggtgttacacctgtgctgccTTATCCATCTCGTTAGTCGGGAGGCGTTACActtgtgctggcttgtccatctcgttagtcgggaggtgttacacctgtgctggcttgtccatctcgttagtcgGGAGGTGTTACActtgtgctggcttgtccatctcgttagtcgggaggtgttacacctgtgctgccTTATCCATCTTGTTAGTCGgaggtgttacacctgtgctgccTTATCCATCTCGTTAGTCGgaggtgttacacctgtgctggtttgtccatctcgttagtcgggaggtgttacacctgtgctggcttgtccatctcgttagtcgGGAGGTGTTACActtgtgctggcttgtccatctcgttagttGGGAGGTGTTACACTTGTGCTGCCTTATCCATCTCGTTAGTCGgaggtgttacacctgtgctggcttgtccatcttgtTAGTCGgaggtgttacacctgtgctggcttgtccatctcgttagtcgggatgtgtttcacctgtgctggcccaggtgatatttaaaaGTGGCTGGCCATggtgatatttaggagtggctggcccaggtgatatagatgtgtgaaagttagtgtattTTCTGTAGGGAAGCTAGTGATCCATCATgcatgacattcctgggagtgtgtaaacatatatttttttttaccatagCATttgtgtatgttctctatagtcaTGTACTTGAAAATGAATTAATTGACGAAatcggcacatttgggcaaactcctggcagacttgtGTAGTGATGTAAATCTTCACTGGAttagtctgaaactttgcacacacacactgctgctgtctTGTGGACAACATCTAAATTACACCTGGAATCCTATTTCAATGTATTCTCTTCAAAGgtagaaaaatgtttttttgtttgtattatcttttaccagatccaaTGTGTTatataatttcacatttccacaaacttcaaagtgttttctttcaaatggtgtcaagaatatgcatgtccttccttcaggtcctgagctacaggcagttagatttgggtatgtgattttaggcgaaaattgaaaaaaagggtcagatCCTTAGGAGGTATCAAGAGTGTCTGGctcaggtgatatttaagagtggctggcccaggtgatatttaagagtggctggcccaggtgatatttaagagtggctggccaaggtgatatttaagagtggctggcccaggtgatatttaagagtggctggcccaggtgatatttaagagtggctggcccaggtgatatttaagagtggctggcccaggtgatatttaagagtggctggcccaggtgatatttaagagtggctggcccaggtgatatttaagagtggctggcccaggtgatatttaagagtggctggcccaggtgatatttaagagtggctggcccaggtgatatttaagagtggctggcccaggtgatatttaagagtggctggcccaggtgatatttaagagtggctggcccaggtgatatttaagagtggctggccaaggtgatatttaagagtggctggcccaggtgatatttaagagtggctggcccaggtgatatttaagagtggctggcccaggtgatatttaagagtggctggcccaggtgatatttaagagtggctggcccaggtgatatttaagagtggctggaccaggtgatatttaagagtggctggcctaggtgatatttaagagtggctggcccagtgctccagttgagCTTGAGAGATGTTGGGAGAGCTACACTTCACATCAGCTGAGGCGCAATTTCGAGCTCAACCTATTTAAGTTTGAAAGAAGCCAGAGTTTTGGGTTTTCCCTGTTTATTTTGGTTCATATTCTTTTTATTCCCTATCCTAAGTtgttgtgggtttttcttttagTTTGGCTTTTCGGAGGCAAACCTAGTGGGCATCTATGGTGGGTATCTTTTAGAAACCCTTACTAGTGGCTTTATCAACTTTCAGTGGGCACCCACATGGGTGACTTTCAGAACCCCTTTCTGGGTTGTTTTAGTTGTCAAAGTGATTTGTCTTTGTTAGTTCCCTTTGTTGTGAACAACATTTTGAATTTGTCAGCTATTTATGTAACAATATTGTAAAATTAATAAGTCAAGTCTGTTCCTTTACCAATCCccttccatccatcctatcaACCTATTTCAAGCAGGATTCCCCTGCTACCGAGCGTAGACGGTGTGTCCTCTCCTCTAACAAATACAAATACTCTGTTACCTTGCTGGGCTCTCTTCTGGCCCTCAGCCTGCATGATGTCACCCCCTGTTGCAGGGACATATGTAGTAGAGAGAGGTggcaaggcaggcaggcaggtgggaAGTCAGCCACCCCTGGGTGTTTTAGCCTTAAGCCTGGTGGGATACTGGTGCTTTATGTACGGTAGGTGATAGGGTTGGGTAATGTGAGCTagggggaaaggagggatggagagaggtttGGGAAAGGGGAGAATATGATAATTGTGAgaagagagacaaaaagtgaTAGAAGAGCGtgggaaagagagtgagtgtatgtgtgtgggttggAGAGAGATTCTCTCAATAGGGAATTCAGTGgcccaagcagagagagagtcCTGAGAGAGCCAACACGGCAGCATTTAGACCAGTTACTTAGCCAAGATTCAAAGTAGCCGTCCAAATACAAGTGCAAAAAATAGGTCACGACACGCACCCACGTCCACACCCACGCATGtgcacatgcacgtacacacacacttatacacatacacacacgtatgcacgtacacacacacaccaggggagGCTCCTCCTccgaggaaggagaggaccatcCTCCATGAATTTCAGGAACATTTTAAATAGTGAAtaatttaaaaagttatccttttcaGATAAAACtacaaaatatattcacgtcaccaaataattgattaaaacaattGCAATTGCAATGAAGGCCTagagtagcctcaacagcactctgtagggtagcaccacgGTGTAGCCGgaagacagctagcttccgtcctctgggtacattgacttcaaaaacctaggaggctcatggttctcacccccttccttagatttacacagtaattatgacaacttccggaggatatCCTCCAACcgatcagagctcttgcagcatgaactgagatGTTGTCCACcgaatcaaaggatcagagaatgaatctagaaCTGAAAACATAAGcttcagctagctagcactgcagtgcataaatgCATAAAATGTGGCGAATAGTTGACTAAAAGAGAgcgaaagacaatagttgaaccgtttttaacaaattaattaaCATAAAAATGAAGGACGagcaagagatagagagagctatATTTGGTccttttttcactttcacttacttagctagcaaatgcagcaagctagctagtttagcctactcaaacacccggctcaaacatagggatgctatgttagctagctggctatgactatccaacactggaactcttccatgacaaggtaagcttttggttttatgtACAAAATCTGAAGAACATACGCACATCCAGGTACTTTCCGCGGGTGCTGGAGTTGTAGGCAAACTCATGGAAACAGAAAGGAAAATGCTccacactgctgctcatgctcccaggtGTTATTTATTTATAGCAGGTGTTataaatatcacctgggagcatgagcagcagtgttcagcgttttcctttctgttttccaaGATTTTGG from Oncorhynchus kisutch isolate 150728-3 unplaced genomic scaffold, Okis_V2 scaffold1157, whole genome shotgun sequence encodes the following:
- the LOC116365062 gene encoding urocortin-3-like; amino-acid sequence: MPFLRTLVVLAVLCAPTSSLCLRLYQSDYNLLCDDDILAEVQTNDVPSDTFPVSESLGSLFKSGDTLSSAESREKRTSTYPANYRFLSQTQLRSKMFQNSINNDRLRKFTLSLDVPTNIMNILFDIQKSKNLRAKAADNARLMAQIGRRKRQ